In Canis lupus baileyi chromosome X, mCanLup2.hap1, whole genome shotgun sequence, one DNA window encodes the following:
- the LOC140627388 gene encoding melanoma-associated antigen 8-like: MSMEQNNELWKLEEDPVDSQDLVDAQLSGAEEETSSSFSSSSSSSSSSSSSSSFSSSSSSFSCCSSSSSSSSFSSTSTSSSTPSSSSSSPSSSCSALFLIPMEEGSTAAGSLSPPQGSQSADASPSSGEATAWSQPRHGSSIPDEQGSSTSEEPEDTQPSTQGRLHVKVCDLMVFLLFKYCTKQPTNKAEMLEIVSKEYQDDFPIILGQASECMRLVFGIDVKEVDSSEHSYVLITILGLSCDGMLSGERGLPKTSLLVLLLGVILLEDGCAPEEEVWEALRVMGVYDGHEHFIYGEPRNLLTNVWVQEGYVECRQVAGSDPARYEFLWGPRAYTETSKLQVLEYLLQVNRRQQGSSLSLSEEEGTDEEEET; encoded by the coding sequence ATGTCCATGGAGCAGAACAATgagctctggaagctggaagaagaCCCAGTAGACTCCCAGGACCTGGTGGACGCACAGTTGTCTGGGGCTGAAGAGGaaacctcctcttccttctcttcctcctcctcctcctcctcttcctcctcctcctcctcctctttctcctcctcttcctcctccttctcctgctgttcctcctcctcctcttcctcctccttctcctccacttctacctcctcctccactccttcttcttcctcctcttccccttcctcctcctgctctgccCTGTTCCTGATCCCCATGGAGGAAGGGTCTACTGCTGCTGGGTCCCTGAGTCCTCCCCAGGGCTCTCAGAGTGCTGACGCATCTCCTAGCAGCGGAGAAGCCACTGCCTGGAGCCAGCCCAGACATGGCTCCAGCATCCCAGATGAGCAGGGGTCAAGCACCTCGGAGGAGCCGGAAGATACCCAGCCCTCAACCCAAGGAAGGCTCCACGTGAAAGTGTGTGACCTGATGGTGTTTCTGCTCTTCAAGTATTGCACCAAGCAGCCTACCAACAAGGCAGAGATGCTGGAGATCGTCAGCAAAGAATACCAGGATGACTTCCCCATAATCTTGGGCCAAGCCTCCGAGTGTATGCGGCTGGTCTTTGGCATAGACGTGAAGGAAGTGGATTCCAGCGAGCACTCCTACGTCCTGATCACCATCCTGGGCCTCAGCTGCGATGGGATGCTGAGTGGTGAAAGGGGCCTGCCCAAGACCAGcctcctggtcctgctcctgGGGGTGATCCTCCTGGAGGATGGTTGTGCCCCCGAGGAGGAAGTGTGGGAGGCGCTGAGGGTCATGGGGGTGTATGATGGCCATGAGCACTTCATCTATGGGGAGCCTAGAAACCTCCTCACCAATGTCTGGGTGCAGGAAGGTTATGTGGAGTGCCGGCAGGTGGCGGGCAGTGACCCTGCCCGCTATGAGTTCCTGTGGGGGCCCAGGGCCTACACAGAAACCAGCAAGTTGCAAGTCTTGGAGTATTTGCTGCAGGTGAATAGGAGGCAGCAGGGCTCCTCCCTGTCCCTTTCTGAAGAGGAGGGGACtgatgaggaagaggagaccTGA